The Thermoplasmatales archaeon genome segment AAAATCCTTGCATTTGTGATACCATTTTCTTACTGCTTCATATGAAAATATTTCAAAATCTCTCAGAATTTTGCTGGTTTTTCTGTAGGATAGTCCAGCAAAATATAGAAGAATAGTCAGTGCCTTTATTTTCCAATCTTTTCCTCAAACCATTTTCACTTTATATTTTTCTTAAGTTGACGGTGTCAATTTAAAAAAGGTAAAATTTTTAAATAGATAATATATTCCAACTCACGAATTTTAAAAGGGAGAACTTGAAGTATACAAGATTCGAAAAAGCAAGAATAATAGGAGCAAGGGCATTGCAGATAGCGATGGGCGCACCCCTACTTATAAAAATATCGGATGATGTTATAGACCCCCTCCAACTTGCTCTTATGGAATTTGAGAAAGGAGTTATTCCAATAACTGTAAGGAGAAAAGGAAAACTTATAAAAGGACCTGTAGTATAAGGTGATAGCATGGAAGAGAAA includes the following:
- a CDS encoding DNA-directed RNA polymerase subunit K, whose product is MKYTRFEKARIIGARALQIAMGAPLLIKISDDVIDPLQLALMEFEKGVIPITVRRKGKLIKGPVV